From a single Lacerta agilis isolate rLacAgi1 chromosome 3, rLacAgi1.pri, whole genome shotgun sequence genomic region:
- the FUT9 gene encoding alpha-(1,3)-fucosyltransferase 9 isoform X3 produces the protein MTSSPKGIFRPFLFIFIVLGCFMACLLIYIKPTNSWISGPIESASSVLKMKNFFSTKNDYINETTILIWVWPFGQTFDLKFCPTFNIHGCHLTTDRTLYNQSHAVLIHHRDISWDLTNLPQQPRPPFQKWIWMNLESPTHTPQKSGIEHLFNLTLTYRRDSDIQVPYGFMVVSTSSFPFEMPNKERLVCWVVSNWNPEHARVKYYNELSKYLEIHTYGQAFGDYVSDKNLIPTISACKFYLSFENSIHRDYITEKLYNAFLAGSVPVVLGPPRENYENYIPASSFIHVEDFLSPRDLSEYLLLLDKNDKLYVSYFDWRKDFSVHLPRFWESHACLACDHVKRHQEYRSVGNLEKWFWN, from the coding sequence ATGACATCATCACCCAAAGGAATTTTCCGGCCATTTCTATTTATCTTCATTGTGCTGGGATGCTTCATGGCATGTCTGCTTATTTATATCAAACCGACAAACAGCTGGATATCTGGTCCTATTGAATCAGCCAGCTCTGTTCTAAAAATGAAGAATTTCTTCTCCACCAAAAATGATTATATCAATGAGACAACTATTCTGATATGGGTATGGCCGTTTGGCCAGACATTTGATCTGAAATTCTGCCCAACATTTAACATCCACGGGTGCCATCTGACTACTGACCGCACACTATATAACCAGTCTCATGCCGTTCTTATTCACCACAGAGACATCAGTTGGGATCTGACTAATTTACCTCAGCAACCCAGGCCGCCATTCCAAAAATGGATCTGGATGAACTTGGAATCACCAACACACACTCCACAAAAGAGTGGGATTGAACATCTATTCAATTTGACCCTCACTTATCGCCGAGATTCAGATATTCAAGTGCCTTATGGCTTTATGGTAGTTAGCACAAGCTCCTTTCCATTTGAAATGCCGAATAAAGAAAGACTGGTGTGTTGGGTGGTGAGTAACTGGAACCCAGAGCATGCTAGGGTCAAATATTATAATGAACTAAGTAAATACCTTGAGATCCATACCTATGGGCAAGCATTTGGAGACTATGTGAGTGATAAAAATTTGATCCCAACCATCTCCGCTTGTAAGTTTTACCTTTCCTTTGAGAATTCTATCCACAGAGACTATATCACAGAGAAGCTTTACAATGCTTTTCTTGCTGGATCTGTGCCAGTCGTTCTAGGTCCTCCTAGAGAAAACTATGAAAATTACATCCCAGCTAGTTCTTTCATTCACGTGGAGGATTTTCTTTCTCCAAGGGACCTCTCAGAGTATCTTCTTTTGCTCGACAAAAATGATAAACTGTATGTTAGCTACTTCGACTGGAGGAAGGATTTTTCAGTGCACCTTCCTCGATTTTGGGAATCACATGCATGCCTTGCCTGTGACCATGTAAAAAGA